A genomic segment from Desulfurobacterium pacificum encodes:
- a CDS encoding cytochrome ubiquinol oxidase subunit I: MDVSPFVLLVSRLQFAMTAFFHFIFVPLTLGLSTLAAIMLTLHYATGKEIYRDMAKFWAKLFAINFALGVATGLVHEFEFGMNWSVYSRFVGDIFGAPLAIEGLLAFFMESTFMGVFLFGWDKVPKAVHLLAAWLSSIGSNLSALWILIANGWMQHPVGAKVEMAAAGKRAVLSDWWAVVFNPVADVKFWHTTTAGMILSAVFVLSISAYHLLKKQHVEFFKKSAYIALVFGLIASVGEVVIGDIHAHEVAKTQPTKLAAGEALWHTTKGANLLMFAWADQNSQKNIIEIPVPIPGLLSFLATHSFNGELKGAAELQKQFEAQFGPGNYIPPVNFSFWSFHLMVYLGFYFVLLFLVGLIKYKNLENSTGFLKLALYSLPLPYIACWLGWAFAEVGRQPWIVYPLTDDFGKILLPQIGLKTANAVSPLTNVEVVITYVVFLATFIALAIADFYLLAKFATKGPEKEAELY; encoded by the coding sequence ATGGATGTATCACCTTTTGTACTTTTAGTGTCGCGATTGCAGTTCGCGATGACAGCCTTTTTCCACTTTATCTTTGTTCCCTTAACTCTGGGACTTTCAACACTTGCCGCAATTATGCTAACTCTACATTACGCAACGGGTAAAGAGATTTACCGTGATATGGCAAAGTTTTGGGCAAAGCTTTTTGCTATTAACTTTGCTCTTGGTGTCGCTACAGGTCTTGTTCACGAGTTTGAGTTTGGTATGAACTGGTCTGTTTATTCAAGATTTGTAGGAGACATTTTCGGTGCTCCGCTTGCCATTGAAGGTTTACTTGCGTTCTTTATGGAATCTACTTTTATGGGTGTATTTCTTTTTGGTTGGGATAAGGTACCTAAAGCTGTTCACCTTCTGGCAGCCTGGCTGTCCTCAATTGGTTCGAACCTTTCTGCTCTCTGGATTTTGATTGCTAACGGTTGGATGCAACATCCAGTAGGTGCAAAAGTAGAGATGGCTGCTGCTGGTAAGAGAGCTGTTTTGTCTGACTGGTGGGCTGTTGTGTTTAATCCAGTAGCTGATGTTAAGTTCTGGCATACTACTACAGCGGGAATGATACTTTCTGCTGTGTTTGTACTTTCTATTAGTGCTTACCATCTGCTTAAGAAACAACACGTTGAGTTTTTCAAAAAGTCTGCGTATATAGCCTTAGTTTTTGGTCTTATAGCTTCTGTTGGTGAAGTGGTTATAGGTGATATTCATGCTCACGAAGTTGCTAAGACTCAACCAACTAAATTAGCTGCCGGTGAAGCGTTGTGGCATACAACAAAAGGAGCTAATCTACTTATGTTTGCGTGGGCAGACCAAAATTCTCAGAAAAACATTATAGAGATTCCTGTACCAATTCCAGGACTTTTGAGCTTCTTGGCAACTCATAGCTTTAACGGAGAGTTGAAGGGAGCTGCGGAGTTACAGAAGCAGTTTGAAGCACAGTTTGGTCCTGGCAATTATATTCCTCCTGTTAACTTTAGTTTCTGGTCTTTCCATTTGATGGTTTACCTTGGATTCTACTTTGTACTTCTTTTCTTGGTAGGACTTATCAAGTACAAGAATCTTGAAAACAGCACTGGATTCCTTAAACTTGCCCTTTACTCTCTACCGTTACCTTATATTGCTTGTTGGTTAGGATGGGCTTTCGCAGAGGTAGGAAGACAGCCGTGGATTGTTTATCCGTTAACTGATGATTTTGGAAAGATTTTGTTACCACAGATAGGTCTTAAGACAGCAAATGCGGTATCTCCACTTACGAATGTAGAGGTTGTTATAACTTACGTAGTATTCCTTGCTACTTTCATAGCTCTGGCTATTGCAGACTTTTACCTCCTTGCGAAGTTTGCAACTAAAGGTCCAGAGAAGGAAGCTGAACTTTACTAA
- the argB gene encoding acetylglutamate kinase produces MERLIEKASVLLEALPYIKRFYGKTVVIKYGGNAMVKEELKASFAEDVVLLKYIGINPVIVHGGGPQIGEFLKKLNIPTKFVGGMRVTDRETMNIVEMVLVGKVNKEIVKLINSHGGNAVGLSGKDGNLIVAEKINSEQYLKEVKAPEIIDLGYVGKVKKVNPEILKNLLDSKFIPVIAPVGIGEDYEAYNINADLAAGEIAAALKAEKLIMLTDVEGIKDERGGLLRSLKRSEIAELIDKGVIKGGMIPKVRACEAALISGVKKAHIIDGRVKHSILLEIFTQEGIGTEII; encoded by the coding sequence TTGGAAAGGTTGATAGAAAAAGCATCTGTTTTGCTGGAAGCACTTCCTTACATTAAGCGTTTTTACGGAAAAACAGTAGTTATAAAGTATGGTGGGAACGCTATGGTTAAAGAGGAGTTGAAGGCTTCCTTTGCAGAGGATGTCGTTCTTTTAAAGTACATAGGTATAAATCCTGTTATTGTTCATGGTGGGGGACCGCAAATAGGAGAATTTTTGAAGAAGCTAAATATTCCAACGAAATTTGTAGGTGGAATGAGGGTGACAGATAGGGAGACTATGAATATTGTAGAAATGGTTTTAGTAGGTAAGGTTAATAAGGAGATTGTTAAGTTAATTAATTCTCATGGGGGAAATGCGGTAGGTTTGTCTGGGAAAGATGGGAATCTAATTGTTGCTGAAAAAATAAATTCTGAACAGTATTTAAAGGAGGTTAAAGCACCTGAGATTATAGATTTAGGGTACGTTGGTAAAGTTAAAAAAGTAAATCCTGAAATTTTGAAGAATTTGCTTGATTCTAAGTTTATTCCTGTTATTGCTCCGGTAGGAATAGGTGAAGATTATGAAGCTTATAATATTAATGCCGACCTTGCAGCAGGAGAAATTGCTGCTGCTTTGAAAGCGGAAAAATTAATAATGTTAACGGATGTAGAGGGGATAAAGGACGAAAGAGGGGGACTCTTGCGTTCTCTCAAGAGAAGTGAAATTGCCGAACTTATAGATAAAGGGGTGATAAAAGGAGGTATGATACCTAAAGTGAGAGCGTGTGAAGCAGCTCTTATATCGGGAGTTAAAAAAGCACATATTATAGATGGAAGAGTTAAGCATTCTATTCTTTTAGAAATATTTACACAAGAAGGTATAGGGACTGAGATAATATGA
- a CDS encoding UbiX family flavin prenyltransferase, whose product MKEKNLIVAVTGASGAIYAKLCIETLSNNGYHLEVIFSETGKQVFEYELGIKPAEFLKNLNVTVYKEKDFFAPPSSGSHPSKGMIIIPCSTGTLGHIANCTISNLIHRAADVTLKEKRPLVLVVRETPLNPIHLENMLKLSRAGATILPACPSFYSKPRTVEDLAATVVERALRHLAGKSFNLSKDWK is encoded by the coding sequence TTGAAAGAGAAAAACCTAATCGTTGCAGTAACCGGCGCATCTGGAGCAATATACGCAAAGCTTTGTATAGAAACTCTCAGCAACAACGGATATCACCTTGAAGTCATCTTCTCAGAGACAGGAAAACAAGTTTTTGAATACGAATTAGGGATAAAACCAGCCGAATTTCTTAAAAACCTAAATGTAACAGTATACAAAGAAAAAGATTTCTTCGCACCACCATCAAGCGGCTCACACCCATCAAAAGGGATGATTATTATCCCCTGTTCAACAGGTACTTTAGGGCATATCGCTAACTGCACAATTTCAAACCTGATACACAGAGCCGCCGATGTAACCTTAAAAGAAAAAAGACCCTTAGTTTTAGTAGTTAGAGAAACTCCTTTAAATCCCATACATTTAGAAAATATGCTCAAACTATCCAGAGCAGGAGCTACTATACTCCCGGCATGCCCTTCTTTCTACAGTAAACCACGAACAGTTGAAGACTTAGCTGCTACAGTAGTAGAACGAGCGTTAAGACACCTTGCAGGAAAATCTTTTAACCTCTCTAAAGATTGGAAATAG
- a CDS encoding amino acid--tRNA ligase-related protein has product MGLYRERDVSLLELLRLRKEARERVRGFFEGRGFLEVDTPIMVPYENPDDNVENVRAVFRDFLGKRYEWFLHTSPEFFMKRIVWEMREGGIYQIVRVFRDGEITDLHSIEFTMIEWYRVGGDYRDGMKETFGLVREVVGDFANVKGRKITLNGYEIFTVEEAFREFAGVNVFDREEVKKVACEEDYESGFFKLLVERVEPALGKIDKPVFLIDYPEEFSAMARVKNGVAERFELYVGGVEIANGYTELRDYESYLRKFEEKGKKAVDGGFLSLLKKRLLPECEGVALGFDRLLMLRLGAESIHDVIPYSTKRLLEETISNL; this is encoded by the coding sequence GTGGGACTTTACAGGGAGCGTGATGTGAGTTTGCTTGAACTGTTGAGGTTGAGAAAAGAGGCGAGAGAGAGGGTGAGGGGATTTTTTGAGGGAAGAGGATTTTTGGAAGTAGATACGCCGATTATGGTGCCTTATGAGAATCCTGACGATAACGTGGAGAACGTGAGGGCAGTTTTTAGGGATTTTTTAGGTAAGAGGTATGAATGGTTTTTACATACGTCGCCGGAGTTTTTTATGAAAAGGATTGTTTGGGAGATGAGGGAAGGGGGGATTTATCAGATTGTCAGGGTTTTCAGGGATGGTGAAATAACTGATTTGCACAGTATAGAGTTTACGATGATTGAGTGGTATCGAGTGGGTGGGGATTATCGTGATGGTATGAAGGAAACGTTTGGTTTGGTGAGGGAGGTGGTGGGGGATTTTGCGAACGTAAAGGGGAGGAAGATAACGCTTAATGGTTATGAGATTTTTACTGTTGAGGAAGCTTTTAGAGAGTTTGCAGGGGTGAACGTTTTTGATAGAGAGGAAGTAAAGAAAGTTGCCTGTGAAGAGGATTATGAAAGTGGTTTTTTCAAGCTTTTGGTTGAAAGAGTTGAACCTGCACTGGGGAAAATAGACAAACCAGTCTTTTTAATTGATTATCCGGAAGAGTTTTCTGCTATGGCAAGGGTGAAAAATGGCGTTGCTGAAAGGTTTGAACTTTACGTTGGGGGAGTGGAGATAGCGAACGGTTATACGGAATTGAGAGATTATGAATCTTATTTGAGAAAGTTTGAGGAGAAAGGGAAAAAGGCGGTGGATGGGGGATTTTTGTCTCTTTTAAAGAAACGTTTACTTCCTGAATGTGAAGGAGTAGCTCTGGGGTTTGACAGACTTTTAATGTTGAGATTGGGAGCTGAATCGATTCACGATGTTATTCCTTATTCAACAAAAAGACTGTTAGAAGAAACTATTTCCAATCTTTAG
- a CDS encoding aspartate aminotransferase family protein: MKTYNRYPVSFVKGKGCRLYDENGKEYLDMLAGIAVCNLGHCHEKVSKAICEQAQTLIHTSNLFHIKPQAELAELLCKNSFGEKVFFCNSGAEANEGAIKLARRYGTEKDPEKFEIIAFRQSFHGRTMAAVSITGQGKYNEGFGPMLQGVHFAEFNNINSVKELISEKTAGIIVEPIQGEGGIVPAEKEFLQELRNLADEIDAILIFDEVQTGVGRTGKLFAYQHYGVEPDVMTLAKALGNGVPIGAIVAKGKAADVLKPGLHASTFGGNFLATRAGVEVIKEISKPEFLKSVEEKGTYLKEKLQSLIEQFPEKFVSVRGKGLMIGLICKEPCSKIVEKALENGLVINCTAGNVLRFTPPLIISKEEIDAGIEILKKTLKEL; this comes from the coding sequence ATGAAAACTTACAACAGATACCCCGTTTCCTTCGTTAAAGGCAAAGGATGTCGCCTTTACGACGAAAACGGCAAAGAATACCTTGACATGCTTGCAGGCATAGCCGTCTGCAACTTAGGACACTGCCACGAAAAAGTATCAAAAGCCATATGCGAACAGGCACAAACTCTCATACACACTTCCAATCTTTTCCACATAAAACCTCAAGCAGAATTAGCAGAACTTCTCTGCAAAAACTCCTTCGGCGAAAAAGTGTTTTTCTGTAACAGCGGCGCAGAAGCCAACGAAGGTGCAATAAAGTTAGCAAGAAGGTACGGAACGGAAAAAGACCCAGAAAAGTTTGAAATCATAGCCTTCCGCCAATCGTTTCACGGAAGAACTATGGCAGCAGTTTCAATAACGGGGCAGGGCAAGTACAACGAAGGCTTCGGACCAATGCTTCAAGGCGTTCACTTCGCCGAATTCAACAACATAAATTCCGTAAAAGAACTAATATCAGAAAAAACTGCAGGCATTATCGTTGAACCTATACAGGGCGAAGGAGGCATCGTCCCCGCAGAAAAAGAATTCCTCCAGGAGCTAAGAAATTTAGCGGACGAAATTGACGCAATTCTCATATTTGATGAAGTCCAAACAGGAGTTGGGAGAACAGGAAAACTCTTTGCTTATCAGCATTACGGAGTAGAACCAGACGTTATGACTTTAGCAAAAGCGTTAGGAAACGGCGTTCCGATAGGTGCAATTGTCGCAAAAGGCAAAGCTGCAGACGTTTTAAAGCCCGGACTTCACGCATCAACCTTTGGCGGCAACTTCTTAGCAACAAGAGCAGGCGTAGAAGTAATAAAGGAAATCTCAAAACCAGAATTCCTAAAGTCCGTTGAAGAAAAAGGAACTTACTTGAAAGAGAAGCTACAATCTCTAATAGAACAATTCCCCGAAAAGTTTGTATCTGTCAGAGGAAAAGGATTAATGATAGGACTGATATGTAAAGAACCCTGCAGCAAAATAGTAGAAAAGGCACTTGAAAACGGACTTGTCATAAACTGCACAGCAGGAAACGTCTTGAGATTTACGCCTCCGCTCATAATTTCTAAAGAAGAAATAGATGCAGGAATAGAAATTTTAAAGAAAACGCTGAAGGAACTATGA
- a CDS encoding ABC transporter ATP-binding protein, whose amino-acid sequence MPLKVENLKISTKDGKITPVKNAFLTVEKGERVALVGESGSGKSLTALSILKLLPENLIAEGNITVDDKNVFKLTGEKLRQFRWKDVSMIFQDPSASLNPLIKVGEQVGEAIKFHHPELSKKEITEKVIELFKIADIPEPHKRINAYPHHLSGGLKQRVCIAMALACNPKYVIADEPTTALDVTVQGKILELLKKISERNNVGILLITHDMGVVAEFAKKIYVMYAGYTVEHGTVEEVFSNPLHPYTEGLLKCSPTLSGKPKRKLPSIPGSIPQPNEKISGCPFHPRCPIKKEICEREFPPAKWKNGRFVLCHLR is encoded by the coding sequence ATGCCTTTAAAAGTAGAAAACTTAAAGATATCCACAAAAGACGGAAAGATAACTCCCGTTAAAAACGCATTTCTCACCGTTGAAAAAGGTGAGCGAGTAGCGTTAGTAGGAGAAAGCGGTAGCGGTAAATCCCTCACCGCTCTATCCATTTTAAAGTTACTGCCGGAAAACCTTATAGCAGAAGGAAATATAACGGTTGACGATAAAAACGTTTTTAAGCTTACAGGAGAAAAACTAAGACAGTTCAGATGGAAAGACGTTTCAATGATATTTCAAGACCCATCTGCTTCTTTAAATCCTTTGATTAAAGTAGGCGAACAGGTAGGAGAAGCAATAAAATTCCACCATCCTGAGCTATCTAAAAAAGAGATAACAGAGAAGGTGATAGAACTCTTTAAAATTGCGGATATTCCTGAACCTCATAAACGAATAAATGCCTATCCGCACCACCTTTCAGGCGGACTCAAACAAAGAGTCTGCATAGCAATGGCTCTCGCCTGCAATCCCAAATACGTAATAGCAGATGAACCAACAACCGCTTTAGATGTAACCGTCCAAGGCAAAATACTTGAACTTTTGAAAAAGATAAGTGAGAGAAACAACGTAGGAATCTTACTAATCACCCACGACATGGGCGTCGTAGCAGAATTCGCAAAAAAAATATACGTAATGTACGCAGGATACACTGTAGAACACGGAACGGTTGAAGAAGTCTTCTCAAACCCCTTACACCCTTACACAGAAGGGTTACTAAAGTGTTCTCCCACCTTAAGCGGTAAACCGAAAAGGAAACTCCCCTCCATTCCCGGTTCTATCCCTCAACCAAACGAAAAAATAAGCGGATGCCCCTTTCACCCCCGCTGTCCGATTAAGAAAGAGATATGCGAGAGGGAGTTCCCTCCCGCAAAGTGGAAAAACGGAAGATTCGTTCTCTGTCACTTAAGGTGA
- a CDS encoding OmpP1/FadL family transporter, which yields MRKILLTSSLLLSLCGVANAGNVDTFGIGAKATALGGAFSAYADDVYAVYYNPAGLTQIESPTLSVGFEILNPTLKIHDFKAVDGDGTPVQPYGVTFKDTSDNLLVPHAGFAMHLFKNVYFGIAAYVPYGLHIKWNDNVSQNPGAYNGFESYYLRAVVTPTVAVKLTDKLAAGFGISFGRSEAGTQRRLYYPTAPNGLNGKVIKGEMTDDFNVSFNVGFLYKPYDNLSFGLTYRSRTYTDFEGTVEVVGIDKVHASTKIDHPDQLQMGVKYQPNKRLTLTADVVWTNWSSVKDYTIKFSRPLLGKTEEYFPRDWKDTRQVRFGIEYKWNEIVTLRGGYFYDPSPIPDHTFDMLWPDADKKTYSLGMGLHFGRWTVDTVLQYIIAEYKREIGGESVNLNDSYPGVAGNPGTVSLAADGHLWGYGLTVSYRF from the coding sequence ATGAGGAAAATCCTTTTAACTTCAAGTCTTTTACTTTCTCTTTGTGGTGTTGCGAATGCCGGAAACGTAGATACGTTTGGTATTGGTGCTAAGGCTACCGCGTTAGGAGGAGCGTTTTCTGCTTATGCAGATGACGTTTATGCGGTTTACTACAACCCAGCCGGTTTAACGCAAATTGAGAGTCCTACGCTTTCTGTCGGTTTTGAAATTCTTAATCCAACGTTGAAAATTCACGATTTTAAAGCAGTTGATGGGGACGGTACTCCTGTTCAACCTTATGGAGTTACCTTTAAAGACACTTCCGATAATTTGCTTGTTCCTCATGCAGGATTTGCTATGCACCTTTTTAAAAACGTTTATTTCGGTATAGCTGCGTACGTGCCTTACGGTCTTCATATTAAGTGGAACGATAATGTTTCTCAAAACCCTGGTGCTTACAACGGTTTTGAGTCTTACTATTTAAGGGCTGTTGTAACGCCAACCGTGGCTGTAAAGCTTACAGATAAGTTGGCAGCCGGTTTCGGTATCTCTTTTGGAAGGTCTGAAGCAGGAACTCAGAGGAGACTTTACTATCCTACGGCTCCTAATGGGCTTAACGGAAAGGTAATAAAAGGTGAAATGACGGACGATTTCAACGTTTCTTTTAATGTGGGTTTCCTCTATAAGCCTTACGACAATTTATCTTTTGGTTTGACCTACAGGTCAAGAACTTATACTGACTTTGAAGGAACGGTTGAAGTTGTTGGAATTGATAAAGTTCATGCGAGTACGAAGATAGACCATCCTGACCAGCTTCAGATGGGTGTGAAATATCAGCCGAATAAGAGACTTACTTTAACTGCTGATGTTGTATGGACTAACTGGAGTTCTGTAAAAGATTACACCATTAAGTTTTCAAGACCTCTTTTGGGTAAGACGGAGGAGTACTTCCCGAGGGATTGGAAGGATACGAGGCAGGTAAGGTTTGGTATTGAGTATAAGTGGAACGAAATTGTTACACTGAGGGGTGGTTATTTCTATGACCCGTCTCCTATTCCAGACCATACCTTTGATATGCTTTGGCCGGATGCTGATAAGAAAACCTATTCTTTAGGTATGGGGCTTCATTTTGGAAGATGGACGGTTGATACAGTTCTGCAGTACATAATTGCTGAGTATAAGAGAGAAATTGGCGGAGAAAGCGTTAACCTAAACGATAGTTATCCAGGCGTAGCTGGTAATCCTGGAACGGTTTCTTTGGCTGCTGACGGTCATCTCTGGGGTTACGGTTTAACAGTAAGTTATAGATTCTAA
- a CDS encoding MTAP family purine nucleoside phosphorylase yields the protein MDKVLVIGGSGAYFLEKESFGKVLEVKRFDTPFGISNPVYTIRHEDGFDFFFLSRHGEKDYDVTAPFVNYRANIYTAKFLGVGRIFAWTGPGSLREDFRPGDYVIPSDLLDFTKGRKSTFFENGGLGFVRQSPVFCPQISDLVREVFAELNLPFHFGGTYVCTEGPRLETPAEIRAFKRLGGDLVGMTLVPEVFLAKELEICYGAVCYVTNYAEGVKNYDFKAGVLFEGMLPPRDKEKVDMAVERFPQIVKRLVLKLVREERTCPCGSLMERYRKKGKIGEDWREWIFKL from the coding sequence GTGGATAAGGTTTTAGTTATCGGTGGTAGTGGAGCGTACTTTTTAGAAAAGGAGTCTTTCGGTAAGGTTTTGGAAGTAAAAAGGTTTGATACGCCTTTTGGTATTTCAAATCCTGTTTATACTATTCGTCATGAGGATGGTTTTGATTTCTTTTTTCTTTCAAGGCACGGCGAAAAAGATTACGATGTAACGGCGCCTTTCGTTAATTATAGAGCAAATATCTATACAGCTAAGTTTTTAGGAGTTGGTCGTATTTTTGCGTGGACAGGTCCTGGTTCTTTGAGGGAGGATTTTAGACCTGGAGATTACGTTATTCCTTCAGACCTTTTAGACTTTACTAAGGGAAGGAAATCAACGTTTTTTGAAAATGGCGGTTTAGGATTTGTTAGGCAGAGTCCCGTTTTCTGCCCGCAAATTTCTGATTTAGTTAGGGAAGTTTTTGCTGAATTAAATCTTCCTTTTCATTTTGGTGGGACTTACGTTTGTACTGAAGGTCCGCGCCTTGAAACGCCTGCAGAAATAAGAGCTTTTAAGCGATTGGGCGGTGATTTAGTCGGTATGACTTTAGTTCCTGAAGTTTTCTTGGCTAAGGAACTTGAAATTTGTTACGGTGCTGTTTGCTACGTCACCAATTACGCTGAAGGTGTGAAGAATTATGACTTTAAGGCAGGCGTCCTGTTTGAAGGAATGTTGCCGCCAAGAGATAAAGAGAAAGTTGATATGGCTGTGGAGAGGTTCCCACAGATAGTTAAACGTTTGGTGCTGAAATTGGTTAGAGAAGAAAGGACATGTCCTTGCGGTAGTTTGATGGAAAGGTACAGAAAAAAAGGAAAAATAGGGGAGGATTGGAGGGAGTGGATTTTCAAACTTTAG
- the queF gene encoding preQ(1) synthase codes for MEDKGLKKLGRKTDYVYDYSPNLLEKFENRYKGKIYWVSFNCPEFTTLCPITGQPDFATIYIQYIPDKWLVESKSLKLYLFSFRNARDFHEDTVNRIADDLFELLEPFYLEVYGEFNPRGGISIDPFTQRYKKEKWVEELAKERFKLHRIVPPEIRRNRG; via the coding sequence ATGGAAGATAAAGGTTTAAAGAAATTAGGAAGGAAAACCGATTACGTTTACGATTACTCTCCGAATTTGTTAGAGAAGTTTGAGAATAGGTATAAGGGGAAAATTTACTGGGTTTCATTTAACTGTCCTGAATTCACTACTCTGTGTCCTATTACCGGTCAGCCTGATTTTGCAACTATTTACATTCAGTACATTCCTGACAAGTGGCTTGTAGAAAGTAAATCGTTAAAGCTTTATCTGTTTTCTTTCAGGAACGCCAGAGATTTTCACGAAGATACTGTAAACAGGATAGCGGATGATTTATTTGAGCTGTTAGAACCTTTCTACCTTGAAGTTTATGGTGAATTTAATCCAAGAGGTGGCATTTCTATAGACCCGTTTACTCAACGTTATAAGAAGGAAAAATGGGTAGAAGAGTTAGCTAAGGAAAGGTTTAAACTCCACAGGATAGTTCCGCCGGAGATAAGGAGAAACCGTGGATAA
- a CDS encoding RNA-guided endonuclease InsQ/TnpB family protein, which yields MKAKKAIVFELKHLSTEQQVILGYLTYHAGRLWNQANYLVRNKLAKPDYRDLYNKLKDTSLHLRSLQSRSAQIVLDELSRGWKNFFKFLENPEKFKKKGIETVKPPSYVNPETPHRVVTWDKTGFKIEGSGIRLSLSKNLKEHLLKKFGFFPEYLWMETGYKDLKNLEVLNVQVVPYKSYGQISFKLVVVYEREVPEVEAKGDKVLAIDYGISNFATCVIEGNPVSYIIDGRGLKTLLRKKLKKIANLQKRLDNLKNKGLPTIQLEKKLHKLWKSVKNLLRDYAHKVSNLITRLAVLYNVKTVVIGKVQESKNKESNLPDLVNQMFKLLPHGKVTEYLTYKLKELGIEVKLIDESYTSVADSCDREAGVTKKSKGNGRRIKRGLFLSPIKGLINADVNGARNILRKFKKKWFDLVTGLKNVVKIRVYKFSEGISESLLHAGIGVEGGVNPPGGIRVGVTYQTPSEAYDFSGR from the coding sequence ATGAAAGCAAAAAAAGCGATAGTTTTTGAGCTAAAGCACTTAAGTACAGAACAGCAGGTAATCCTCGGATACCTCACCTACCACGCTGGAAGACTTTGGAATCAAGCTAACTACCTCGTAAGAAACAAGTTAGCAAAACCAGATTACAGAGACCTGTATAACAAACTCAAGGACACATCCTTACACCTGCGTTCCCTACAGTCCCGCTCTGCTCAGATAGTTCTTGACGAACTGTCAAGAGGATGGAAAAACTTTTTCAAGTTTTTAGAAAATCCCGAAAAATTCAAAAAGAAGGGAATAGAAACCGTCAAACCACCAAGTTACGTAAATCCCGAAACACCTCACAGAGTAGTAACTTGGGACAAAACAGGATTCAAGATTGAAGGAAGCGGGATAAGACTCTCACTCTCAAAAAACTTAAAAGAACACCTGCTCAAAAAATTTGGATTTTTTCCTGAATACTTGTGGATGGAGACGGGGTATAAGGATTTAAAGAACCTTGAAGTTCTTAATGTTCAAGTAGTTCCGTATAAATCCTACGGTCAAATAAGTTTTAAACTGGTGGTAGTGTATGAAAGAGAAGTTCCCGAAGTTGAAGCTAAAGGAGACAAAGTATTAGCAATAGACTATGGGATATCAAACTTTGCAACCTGCGTGATAGAGGGAAATCCTGTTTCTTACATCATAGACGGGAGAGGATTAAAGACACTTCTCAGAAAAAAACTTAAGAAAATAGCCAACCTGCAAAAAAGACTTGACAACCTAAAAAACAAAGGACTTCCGACAATTCAGTTAGAAAAGAAACTTCATAAACTCTGGAAAAGCGTTAAGAACCTTTTAAGAGACTACGCACACAAAGTAAGCAATCTCATAACAAGACTTGCAGTTTTATACAACGTCAAAACGGTAGTGATAGGGAAAGTTCAGGAATCAAAGAACAAAGAGAGCAATCTACCTGACCTTGTGAATCAGATGTTCAAGCTGTTACCTCACGGGAAAGTAACGGAATACTTAACCTACAAGCTTAAAGAATTAGGTATAGAAGTAAAACTGATAGATGAGAGCTATACTTCCGTTGCCGACTCCTGCGACAGGGAAGCAGGAGTTACGAAAAAGAGTAAGGGTAACGGTAGGAGGATAAAGAGGGGACTTTTCTTATCGCCGATAAAAGGACTCATCAATGCGGATGTTAACGGAGCAAGAAACATCTTGAGGAAGTTCAAGAAGAAGTGGTTTGATCTTGTAACGGGACTTAAGAATGTAGTGAAGATAAGAGTCTATAAGTTCAGTGAAGGTATCTCCGAATCTCTGCTGCATGCAGGGATAGGAGTAGAGGGCGGAGTGAACCCGCCTGGAGGGATAAGGGTAGGTGTAACCTACCAAACTCCCTCAGAAGCCTACGACTTTAGTGGTAGGTAG